A region of the Peredibacter starrii genome:
ACGACCATCTTGAAATTAGTCAAACGTGGCGTGGGAATTGCCATTGTCCCAGAACACACAATCGATCAAGATCAGCATCTCAAGACCTACGATCTTAAAGGGCTTCAGAAAGGCCATATTCACCTCTCAAGTCTTAACTTTAAGACCATGCCAGAACACATTAAGCAATTAGTTGATGTGATTAAGAAGCGCTAAAACTGGCAAGACATCTTGCCGGAAAGAACTTTTCCGTCTTCACAGACAGTGACTTCAACGAAATCTTTATCCGTGTAGCCTTTAAGAGAATAAAGTTTTTCCAGAACTTCACCTGAGCTATAGCCTGATTTTCTGAGATAAGGCCAGCGTACCTTTACTCCCACAACTTCCACACCTTCCGGAACTCCGAAATGAATACCAGATTCATTTTGAGAAGGAAGACCACCTTGAGTGTATTCGACCCAGCGGCGCTGAACGATTTTCTTGTTCTTGGATTGAGTGTAAAGCATCACCATCGCTCCAATGCCTTCAGTATTGGATTTAATGCCGTGAAGATGAATCTTGAAGGCCTTTCTGCCGATGGTCTTAGTTTGGTTCTCAAATAGATATAAGCGCGGTGAGATATCTGCCTTACGAATATTATTCTGTGAAGTTAATAAATCTGGACGGCCATCACGATTCACATCGATCTGAATGGTACCAGTTGGATTTACCACATCAATCCCGGCCTGAGGTCCCACGTTCACAAATGCACGAGTCTCATCCTGCTCGAACAACACGAGTCGCGAATAAGGAGGGAATCCGGAATTATCAACCACGATATCAATCTTTCCATCGAGATTATAGTCGGTCCACACTGCTCTTCTGTCCCCTTGGTTCCAGGACTCAGAAGAAGCATCACTTAGGTACTCAGTACGAATAAAATAAGGTGGAAACGTTTCTTTTGATCCCGTCAGAATACTGGATTTATCAACCGACTCGTTATCGTAGGCATGTGACAGTTCACCTAAAAAAATGTCCATGAGACCATCATCATTGTAATCAGTACAAGCACTGAAGAATGATCGCCCGCCGCCAGTCGGAATAAGACTTCCATCCGGATCAGATGCGTAGTTAGAAACAGGTCCCAGATCCTCATAGAAGCGCTCACCCGTGCGAGGCTCAGTGATGTTCATCCATAGTTTATTTTTGTGACCTGAGGAAGATACGGTCAAAATATCAGGATAGCCGTTCTGATCAATGTCACACGTCGAGGCGCCATAAGTTGGTTTGGCGTTTGGTGGGAAAAGTTGATCAGATTTTTTGTCCGCCTCCCCTTTTAAAAAAGAGGTCACGTCTTCAAACTTCCCCTTATTATTGCGAAGGAGTCGATCGGCCACAGGAATGTACTGGTTATTTTTGTTCTCGTACCAGTTAGAAACAAAGATGTCGGCCCAGCCATCGAGATCATAGTCAACCAAGGTTAAACTTGAAGTTGGTTCCACTGGTGCAGTGATTGCTTTAGGATCTTCAGTAAACTTGAGTTTACCGCCCCAGACTGATCCCACATACAGCTTAATGGGAATCTGACTAATTTCACTTCTTTGATTCAAAACTCCGGCCAGAAGATCCGGGACGCGGTCCTTATTGAGGTCATAAATAAGAATGAAACTTGCT
Encoded here:
- a CDS encoding FG-GAP repeat domain-containing protein, which produces MGLLSLIVLGCSTPPKKSEDEESIKLSEELDSLSKKVQTINYGPTVKEGGTFADKTNDYGLKDLFAVTFNAVDLNFDGYTDLVILPTYYSRPKFYVFDPKIKKFKPWEHDPLPLDFKASFILIYDLNKDRVPDLLAGVLNQRSEISQIPIKLYVGSVWGGKLKFTEDPKAITAPVEPTSSLTLVDYDLDGWADIFVSNWYENKNNQYIPVADRLLRNNKGKFEDVTSFLKGEADKKSDQLFPPNAKPTYGASTCDIDQNGYPDILTVSSSGHKNKLWMNITEPRTGERFYEDLGPVSNYASDPDGSLIPTGGGRSFFSACTDYNDDGLMDIFLGELSHAYDNESVDKSSILTGSKETFPPYFIRTEYLSDASSESWNQGDRRAVWTDYNLDGKIDIVVDNSGFPPYSRLVLFEQDETRAFVNVGPQAGIDVVNPTGTIQIDVNRDGRPDLLTSQNNIRKADISPRLYLFENQTKTIGRKAFKIHLHGIKSNTEGIGAMVMLYTQSKNKKIVQRRWVEYTQGGLPSQNESGIHFGVPEGVEVVGVKVRWPYLRKSGYSSGEVLEKLYSLKGYTDKDFVEVTVCEDGKVLSGKMSCQF